The following coding sequences lie in one Paracidovorax avenae genomic window:
- a CDS encoding EF-hand domain-containing protein translates to MMRLRTRLHHPLAALALGLAATLAAASASAADAPSKATARAPHASAAAEPAQSAASQPLSKGEIKAIREFHMLDLNGDGKLSRKEVSIIPRLAAAFDDADTNHDGYVTLDEVRAYAVKYRAERDRAKAAAAAASAADSPAPAASAPAARK, encoded by the coding sequence ATGATGCGACTCCGAACCCGACTGCACCATCCCCTGGCCGCCCTGGCGCTGGGACTGGCGGCGACCCTCGCCGCCGCGTCCGCCTCTGCCGCAGACGCGCCATCGAAGGCCACGGCCAGGGCCCCGCACGCCTCCGCAGCGGCCGAACCGGCCCAGTCCGCGGCCAGCCAGCCGCTCAGCAAGGGCGAGATCAAGGCGATCCGCGAGTTCCACATGCTGGATCTCAACGGCGACGGCAAGCTCAGCCGCAAGGAGGTGTCGATCATTCCGCGCCTGGCAGCCGCCTTCGACGACGCCGACACCAACCACGACGGCTACGTGACCCTGGACGAGGTCCGCGCCTATGCGGTGAAGTACCGCGCGGAGCGCGACCGGGCGAAGGCCGCCGCGGCTGCGGCATCCGCCGCCGATTCACCGGCTCCGGCGGCCTCAGCGCCTGCGGCCCGGAAGTAA
- a CDS encoding 5'-nucleotidase translates to MALTLDDKLVVAISSRALFDFEEENRLFEAGDEAAYMRRQLELVQQPARAGIAFPLVRKLLGFNTAQAQRVEVVVLSRNDPASGMRVFASAHAAGMHIERGVFTRGRDPFAYLRPLGAHLFLSANEKDVQQALNMGFPAARVMTDSTPAGDRYPHEVRIAFDGDAVLFSDEAERIYQQGGLPAFHEHEVSKAALPLAGGPFKPLLAALHQLQQQADASETMRIRTALVTARSAPAHERAVRTLLDWGITVDEAMFLGGLEKGPFLREFEPDFFFDDQRSHVASAARHVPAGHVSAGIINLVREEPRADALLPP, encoded by the coding sequence ATGGCCCTGACCCTGGACGACAAGCTCGTCGTCGCCATCTCCTCCCGGGCGCTGTTCGATTTCGAGGAAGAGAACCGCCTGTTCGAGGCCGGCGACGAGGCCGCCTACATGCGCCGCCAGCTGGAGCTGGTACAGCAGCCCGCGCGCGCGGGCATCGCCTTCCCGCTGGTGCGCAAGCTGCTCGGCTTCAATACCGCCCAGGCGCAGCGCGTGGAGGTGGTGGTGCTGTCGCGCAACGACCCGGCCAGCGGCATGCGCGTGTTCGCCTCGGCGCACGCCGCGGGCATGCACATCGAGCGCGGGGTGTTCACGCGCGGGCGCGACCCGTTCGCCTACCTGCGGCCGCTGGGCGCGCACCTGTTCCTCTCGGCCAACGAGAAGGACGTGCAGCAGGCGCTGAACATGGGCTTCCCTGCGGCGCGCGTGATGACCGATTCCACGCCGGCCGGCGACCGCTACCCGCACGAGGTGCGCATCGCCTTCGACGGCGATGCGGTGCTGTTCTCCGACGAGGCCGAGCGCATCTACCAGCAGGGCGGCCTGCCCGCCTTCCACGAGCACGAAGTGAGCAAGGCGGCGCTGCCCCTGGCCGGCGGCCCCTTCAAGCCATTGCTGGCCGCGCTGCACCAGTTGCAGCAGCAGGCCGATGCCTCGGAGACCATGCGCATCCGCACCGCGCTGGTGACGGCGCGCAGCGCCCCGGCCCACGAGCGCGCCGTGCGCACGCTGCTGGACTGGGGCATCACCGTGGACGAGGCGATGTTCCTCGGCGGGCTGGAAAAAGGCCCGTTCCTGCGGGAATTCGAGCCGGACTTCTTCTTCGACGACCAGCGCAGCCACGTGGCCTCCGCGGCGCGGCACGTGCCGGCCGGGCACGTGAGCGCCGGCATCATCAACCTCGTGCGCGAGGAACCTCGGGCCGATGCCCTGCTCCCACCATGA
- a CDS encoding DUF1854 domain-containing protein, which produces MNPSPAFPAFGLERDAHGRLVLTLAGGTVHEAVTPVRAFPIAAPGEGLSLVGQDGHEALWIDRLDRVDAAARALIEEELAAREFVPTITRIAAVSSFTTPSTWTVETDRGAARLILKGEEDIRRLGSRNALLIAAADGVQFRVPDVAALDKASRRLLERFL; this is translated from the coding sequence ATGAATCCTTCCCCCGCTTTTCCCGCCTTCGGCCTCGAGCGCGATGCCCATGGCCGGCTGGTCCTGACGCTGGCCGGCGGCACGGTGCACGAAGCCGTCACCCCCGTACGGGCATTCCCCATCGCCGCGCCGGGCGAGGGCCTGTCGCTGGTCGGCCAGGACGGCCACGAGGCCCTCTGGATCGACCGGCTGGATCGCGTGGACGCAGCCGCCCGCGCGCTCATCGAGGAAGAGCTCGCGGCGCGGGAGTTTGTACCCACTATCACGCGGATCGCCGCGGTGTCGAGCTTCACCACGCCCAGCACCTGGACGGTGGAGACCGACCGGGGCGCGGCCCGGCTCATCCTGAAGGGCGAGGAAGACATCCGGCGCCTGGGCAGCCGCAACGCGCTGCTGATCGCCGCGGCCGACGGCGTGCAGTTCCGCGTGCCCGACGTGGCCGCGCTGGACAAGGCCTCCCGGCGCCTGCTGGAGCGCTTTCTGTAG